In Chitinophaga varians, the following are encoded in one genomic region:
- a CDS encoding M12 family metallopeptidase, protein MSVTPTNVSLWTYRTIPFTFESGYPYQQEVLAAMAQWENAAGVTFLPWSDEPNYLYIQKESADNESGIGMQGGKQIVGISQSDLALHELGHVIGLAHEHSRSDRDDHIDMQWQNIDGGQGNVQFTKDLYSNNLTDYDPLSVMHYPAPATGWGGYPDNQQVWTMRWKQDNSLKLGAGDNQGYTALSANDKNPGGILSLYQQQRVPMGPQIASGKWKNPYAVQFSFIIDGQTYAFEHNPSAKSWYIQILSPDGTPGATTQHGTWYDPYEVQFPFTVGGRTFYYGQNLEKKNWFIQELLAGGLVGPTTATGSWHNAYAVQVPFTIGGRVFFFGQNLETYYWFIQELLPDGKMGSETDHGTWQNPYHRQFTYTMGDRVFLCGQNKIKKRWFIQELLPGGKMGKEISAGYWQDAYEVQFPYNLGGVQYFYGQSMTSKTWFIRQLNADGTMGPLVQAGRWDKGYQVQYPFVSGYQQYFLGHNTDDYSWFTRQLVAL, encoded by the coding sequence ATGTCAGTTACTCCCACCAATGTATCGTTGTGGACTTACCGCACCATTCCTTTCACTTTTGAAAGCGGCTATCCCTACCAGCAGGAAGTCTTAGCGGCCATGGCCCAATGGGAAAACGCCGCCGGCGTCACTTTCCTCCCCTGGTCAGACGAGCCTAATTACCTGTACATCCAAAAAGAAAGCGCCGATAATGAAAGCGGCATAGGCATGCAGGGTGGCAAACAAATCGTTGGCATCAGCCAGTCCGACCTGGCGCTGCATGAACTGGGGCATGTCATTGGCCTGGCCCATGAACATTCCAGAAGTGACCGTGATGACCACATCGACATGCAATGGCAAAACATTGATGGCGGGCAGGGTAATGTGCAGTTCACCAAAGACCTGTACAGCAACAACCTCACAGACTATGACCCGCTGTCGGTCATGCATTATCCCGCTCCGGCAACCGGCTGGGGCGGATACCCGGACAACCAGCAGGTATGGACCATGCGATGGAAACAGGACAACAGTCTCAAACTGGGCGCTGGCGACAACCAGGGCTACACCGCCTTGTCGGCCAATGATAAAAACCCCGGTGGCATCCTTTCGTTATACCAACAGCAACGAGTGCCTATGGGCCCGCAAATAGCCAGCGGAAAATGGAAAAACCCTTATGCGGTGCAATTTTCTTTCATCATCGATGGCCAGACCTATGCCTTCGAGCACAATCCATCCGCGAAAAGCTGGTATATACAGATACTATCGCCCGACGGAACCCCAGGCGCCACCACTCAGCATGGTACCTGGTACGATCCTTACGAAGTACAGTTTCCGTTTACTGTTGGTGGCAGGACGTTCTATTATGGTCAAAATCTCGAAAAAAAGAACTGGTTCATCCAGGAACTGCTGGCCGGCGGGCTTGTAGGACCAACTACCGCCACCGGCTCCTGGCATAACGCTTACGCAGTCCAGGTCCCGTTTACAATTGGCGGCCGTGTATTTTTTTTCGGCCAGAACCTTGAAACATACTACTGGTTCATCCAAGAGTTGCTGCCGGATGGTAAAATGGGCAGTGAAACAGACCATGGCACCTGGCAAAACCCCTATCATCGCCAGTTCACCTACACGATGGGCGACCGTGTATTTCTTTGCGGCCAAAACAAAATTAAAAAGAGATGGTTCATCCAGGAACTGCTGCCAGGCGGCAAAATGGGAAAAGAAATTTCAGCGGGCTACTGGCAGGATGCATATGAAGTACAATTTCCCTACAATCTGGGCGGTGTACAATACTTTTATGGGCAAAGTATGACATCAAAAACCTGGTTCATCCGCCAGCTAAATGCAGACGGCACTATGGGTCCGCTGGTACAAGCCGGAAGATGGGACAAAGGTTACCAGGTACAGTATCCCTTTGTAAGCGGGTATCAACAGTATTTCCTGGGCCATAACACTGATGACTATAGCTGGTTCACGCGGCAATTAGTTGCTTTATAA
- a CDS encoding MFS transporter → MSTIAKNSMENPAISFGSLVAPVVLSVLSIFLTIGVSFAVLPKLVHDQLGYGNVLVGVVIGLANATALITRMYAGTHTDTRGPKSGLVRGIITTAVAGLVYVCSAIGGLPPLLTLGLLLAARILHGIGESFLITGALTLGIGLVGPARAGKLMAWVGISLYAGIGMGAPLGNFVHQYFGVMAAFMLILLLPALGSLPVLRSPEIATNGRKPAVPFYRVLSMISRQGVSLALSVIGFGCLSSFIALMFAANKWSGAPWALSVFATTYTLVRLFFASSPDKYGGYRIAAISIVIEMAGLLLLCSAGSPAMALIGCALTGIGFSLIFPALGVEAVKKVSPEIRGSAMGAYTAFTDLALGVTGPIAGLIASSFGYQAIYLFGAVCAALALLLIMIRKEQ, encoded by the coding sequence ATGAGTACAATTGCTAAAAACAGTATGGAGAACCCGGCTATTAGCTTCGGTTCCCTGGTGGCCCCGGTAGTGCTTTCCGTATTGTCTATCTTTCTGACCATTGGTGTTTCTTTCGCTGTGTTACCGAAACTGGTACACGATCAACTGGGATATGGCAACGTGCTCGTTGGTGTGGTGATAGGCCTTGCCAATGCCACCGCCCTGATTACCCGTATGTACGCAGGCACGCATACGGATACCCGCGGCCCTAAGTCCGGGCTGGTACGCGGCATCATTACCACCGCCGTTGCCGGCCTGGTGTATGTTTGTTCCGCCATTGGCGGCCTCCCTCCGTTACTCACCCTGGGCCTTTTGCTTGCCGCCAGAATCCTTCATGGCATTGGCGAGAGTTTCCTCATCACCGGCGCGCTGACACTGGGCATTGGGCTGGTAGGCCCTGCCAGGGCAGGTAAGCTCATGGCCTGGGTGGGCATCTCCCTGTATGCCGGTATCGGTATGGGCGCGCCATTGGGTAATTTTGTGCACCAGTATTTTGGCGTGATGGCAGCCTTTATGCTGATCCTGTTATTGCCGGCACTGGGCAGCCTTCCTGTATTAAGAAGCCCCGAAATAGCCACCAATGGCAGGAAACCAGCCGTTCCGTTTTATCGGGTGTTGTCCATGATTTCAAGACAGGGCGTATCCCTTGCTTTGTCCGTGATAGGGTTTGGTTGCCTCTCTTCCTTTATAGCGCTGATGTTTGCGGCCAACAAATGGAGCGGTGCGCCATGGGCGCTGAGTGTATTCGCCACTACGTATACCCTTGTCCGTTTGTTCTTCGCCTCATCGCCCGACAAGTACGGCGGATACCGGATTGCGGCCATCTCCATCGTGATCGAGATGGCAGGTCTGCTCCTGTTATGCAGCGCCGGTTCTCCGGCCATGGCATTGATAGGCTGCGCGCTCACCGGCATCGGCTTCTCCCTGATATTTCCTGCTTTAGGCGTGGAAGCGGTCAAAAAAGTTTCTCCGGAAATACGTGGCAGCGCGATGGGCGCCTATACGGCCTTCACCGACCTGGCGCTGGGCGTTACGGGCCCCATTGCCGGGCTGATCGCCAGCAGTTTCGGTTATCAGGCGATTTACCTCTTTGGCGCCGTATGCGCTGCATTGGCACTACTGCTGATCATGATCAGAAAAGAACAATAA
- a CDS encoding AraC family transcriptional regulator, with amino-acid sequence MKSQPPIPLHGKELQDLGVELKTGTYIHEGMRHIHRDDHYVFLLLTEGEFVLEIDFIEWHMTAPALCFIAPGQVHRYIRQHPRSNGWFLFAAPGMVRGNCRDIFENYQRVQQQFPLPQSPAVFLSMPVLQHALEATGRLLKKQIVTSLAEGILGLFAAEIMQHDLSHTIANSRRQTITVKFRKLAKNKFRELKQVQQYAELLHITPLYLNECVKAVTGFPASHWIAEEVLLEARRLLYYTRLDAKQIAFELGYEDAAYFSRLFKKHTGMTPLAFRTQNHELSNDAH; translated from the coding sequence ATGAAAAGCCAGCCACCCATCCCGCTACATGGCAAAGAACTGCAGGACCTCGGCGTAGAACTGAAGACAGGCACCTATATACACGAGGGCATGAGGCACATCCACCGCGATGACCATTACGTTTTCCTGCTGTTGACGGAGGGTGAATTTGTGCTGGAAATTGATTTTATCGAATGGCATATGACTGCGCCGGCGTTATGTTTCATTGCACCCGGACAGGTACACCGTTACATCCGGCAGCACCCTCGCAGCAACGGCTGGTTTCTGTTTGCCGCCCCCGGCATGGTCAGGGGAAACTGCCGCGATATTTTTGAAAACTACCAGCGGGTACAACAACAGTTTCCACTCCCGCAGTCACCTGCTGTTTTCCTCAGCATGCCGGTATTGCAGCACGCACTGGAAGCGACCGGCCGACTCCTGAAAAAACAAATCGTGACATCACTGGCAGAAGGCATATTAGGGCTCTTCGCCGCTGAAATCATGCAACATGATTTATCCCATACCATCGCCAACAGCCGACGGCAAACCATCACCGTAAAATTCAGGAAACTGGCAAAAAACAAATTCAGGGAACTGAAGCAGGTGCAGCAATACGCCGAACTGCTGCACATTACGCCGCTCTATCTCAACGAGTGCGTAAAAGCCGTCACCGGCTTTCCTGCCAGCCACTGGATTGCAGAAGAAGTACTGCTGGAAGCACGGCGGCTACTGTACTATACCCGCCTGGACGCAAAGCAGATCGCGTTTGAACTGGGTTACGAAGATGCAGCCTATTTCTCGCGGCTCTTTAAAAAACATACCGGCATGACGCCATTGGCATTCAGGACACAAAACCATGAATTGTCCAATGATGCCCATTAA
- a CDS encoding DUF72 domain-containing protein, with translation MDFGALWQSYDQLDLSLPADAWPTTAVLSGVAGDSVLRIGTSGWSRKEYAGTLYTKGIKDTLAEYSRLFNCVELNATHYKIYSPDDIRKWTDKTKGRDFRFCPKVPQSISHHSTLLNAGTETAAFLESIRAFETQLGPVFLQLSEHFSPVRKLNLYKYLELLPRDIRFYVEVRHPDWFEKTAEREEFFRTLHQLGIGVVMTDTPGRRDCLHMAHTIPHLFLRFVTKGGHPLDVTRLHAWKERLDAWKAQGLQDIYFFLHVHDGVHEADFYQVVRKVFGLPELSPQPQQTQMSLF, from the coding sequence ATGGATTTTGGCGCCCTTTGGCAATCTTACGATCAACTGGACCTGAGCCTGCCGGCTGATGCCTGGCCTACCACGGCCGTATTGAGCGGTGTCGCGGGCGATAGTGTGCTGAGGATAGGCACTTCCGGCTGGAGCCGGAAAGAATATGCCGGCACCCTGTATACCAAAGGCATTAAAGATACCCTGGCAGAATACAGCCGGTTGTTCAACTGTGTGGAGCTGAACGCCACCCATTACAAAATTTACAGTCCTGATGATATCCGCAAATGGACGGATAAGACCAAAGGGCGCGATTTCCGTTTTTGTCCCAAAGTACCGCAGTCCATCAGTCATCACAGCACCTTGCTGAATGCCGGTACGGAAACCGCTGCTTTCCTGGAAAGTATAAGGGCGTTTGAAACGCAGCTGGGGCCGGTATTCCTGCAGCTTAGCGAACATTTTTCTCCCGTACGTAAGCTGAACCTTTATAAATACCTGGAGCTGCTGCCCCGGGACATCCGTTTTTATGTGGAGGTGCGGCATCCTGATTGGTTTGAAAAAACCGCAGAGCGGGAAGAATTCTTTCGTACGCTGCACCAGCTGGGCATTGGAGTAGTGATGACAGACACGCCCGGCAGGCGCGATTGTCTGCATATGGCACATACCATTCCACACCTGTTCCTGCGGTTCGTGACAAAGGGAGGGCATCCGCTGGACGTTACACGGCTCCACGCCTGGAAGGAACGCCTCGATGCCTGGAAAGCACAGGGCCTGCAGGATATTTATTTCTTCCTGCATGTGCATGACGGCGTACATGAGGCGGATTTTTACCAGGTGGTAAGGAAAGTATTCGGGCTGCCGGAGCTGTCACCACAACCACAGCAAACACAGATGTCACTGTTCTAA
- a CDS encoding DUF3303 family protein has protein sequence MRTMLKVVMEVSAGNEAIKKGRLPEIIKATVDKIKPEATYFFASEGCRTCLMVFDMKDPSQIPVIAEPFFMELNAKLEFQPVMNVEDLQKGLAAAGK, from the coding sequence ATGCGTACCATGCTAAAAGTCGTGATGGAAGTTTCGGCCGGCAATGAAGCCATTAAAAAAGGCCGTCTCCCCGAAATCATCAAAGCTACTGTCGATAAAATCAAGCCTGAAGCAACTTACTTTTTCGCATCGGAAGGCTGCCGTACCTGCCTCATGGTATTCGATATGAAAGATCCATCTCAGATCCCGGTTATTGCGGAACCATTTTTTATGGAGCTGAACGCCAAACTGGAATTTCAGCCTGTGATGAATGTGGAAGACCTGCAAAAGGGGCTTGCCGCAGCCGGCAAATAA
- a CDS encoding MFS transporter: MTTSTVRPIKEGNIGIATLLAFAMIPMSGFATDIYIPSLPGMTNALGISSSEAQLTLSLFLISYGVSQLFIGGLLDSYGRYRIALVSMLLFCISCGIIANTHSLYVVYAMRIVHGITIAAMVVSKRALFVDLYSGEKLKHYLSFFTIIWSTGPIIAPFIGGYLEVNFGWESNFYFLGGYAALLLVLEVFFSGETLKQKTPFHPAKIVSIYYEMLRTSSFTLGIGMLGLAYTMVMIYNMSGPFIIEHYFNLSPVVTGYCSLFLGFAWMVGGFVGKGTINKPFVRKMNVNIGCQLIAAFALWGTFLLFNQLWTVLVFAFLVHVGAGFTYNNYFTYCLQRFPKNAGIAGGLTGGLVYVIVSMLSAGIIYVLPAKDGQNLSFSYMALIVASGVVMYRVLIVNWQEAAALQRETTPAV; encoded by the coding sequence ATGACGACCAGCACTGTTAGACCTATTAAGGAAGGCAACATCGGGATAGCGACCCTGCTCGCTTTTGCCATGATACCCATGTCGGGATTTGCCACCGACATTTACATTCCCTCGCTGCCAGGCATGACCAATGCACTCGGTATTTCCAGCAGCGAAGCACAACTAACGCTTAGCCTGTTCCTGATCAGCTACGGCGTTTCACAACTCTTCATCGGTGGATTGCTTGACAGCTACGGCCGCTACAGGATAGCCCTGGTGTCCATGTTGCTTTTCTGCATTTCATGCGGTATCATCGCTAATACGCACAGCTTATATGTGGTATATGCCATGAGGATCGTGCATGGCATCACCATCGCTGCTATGGTGGTGAGTAAAAGAGCGCTTTTTGTAGACCTCTACTCCGGCGAAAAATTAAAACATTACCTCAGCTTCTTTACCATTATATGGTCTACCGGGCCTATCATAGCGCCTTTCATCGGTGGTTACCTGGAGGTGAACTTCGGCTGGGAATCGAATTTTTATTTCCTGGGCGGATATGCCGCGCTGTTGCTGGTATTGGAAGTGTTCTTCAGCGGAGAGACCCTCAAACAGAAAACACCGTTCCATCCGGCGAAGATAGTGTCTATCTATTATGAGATGCTGCGCACCAGCAGTTTTACGCTAGGTATCGGTATGCTGGGACTGGCTTACACCATGGTGATGATCTACAACATGTCAGGGCCTTTCATCATTGAACATTATTTTAATTTGTCGCCGGTGGTAACAGGCTACTGTTCCCTGTTCCTGGGCTTTGCCTGGATGGTGGGCGGTTTCGTTGGCAAAGGGACCATTAACAAGCCCTTTGTCCGCAAGATGAATGTCAATATAGGCTGCCAGCTTATAGCGGCCTTTGCGCTGTGGGGCACGTTCCTGCTGTTCAACCAGTTGTGGACGGTACTGGTATTCGCCTTCCTCGTGCATGTGGGAGCAGGCTTCACTTACAATAACTACTTTACTTACTGCCTGCAACGGTTCCCCAAAAATGCAGGCATCGCCGGAGGCCTTACTGGTGGCCTGGTATACGTGATCGTGTCCATGCTCAGTGCGGGGATCATTTATGTGTTGCCCGCCAAAGACGGACAGAATTTGTCTTTCAGCTACATGGCGCTGATCGTGGCCAGCGGAGTGGTGATGTACCGGGTGTTGATCGTGAACTGGCAGGAAGCCGCCGCACTGCAACGGGAAACCACGCCGGCGGTGTAG
- a CDS encoding AraC family transcriptional regulator codes for MCMVSEYDEKATSARFIMHVNNDRFKGAGMHKPTVPINTFVYNKGKAQRVTIDEISYMMPTASILPLVSNQHFVFEAPDQLVAWQFNREFYCIVDHDAEVGCVGFLFYGIHHPMFIKLDKSQQEEIQYLEKAFSAEWPSQDPFQGEMLRTLLKHLIIKTTRIAKQQSDCYQQFSDERMDIVRKFSLLLECSFRKEHGVKFYAGALNKSAKTLSNIFALLEQPAPSRLIQNRIILEAKRYLHYTGKTAKEIAYELGFESPAHFSRFFKMYTGINISAFRDSQSAVDILP; via the coding sequence ATGTGTATGGTAAGTGAATATGATGAAAAAGCGACATCGGCACGGTTCATTATGCATGTCAACAATGACCGGTTTAAGGGAGCAGGGATGCATAAACCCACCGTGCCGATCAATACCTTTGTGTACAACAAGGGGAAAGCACAACGGGTAACCATTGATGAGATCAGTTATATGATGCCCACAGCTTCCATCCTGCCATTGGTATCCAATCAGCATTTTGTATTTGAAGCCCCGGACCAACTGGTAGCATGGCAGTTTAACCGGGAATTCTACTGTATCGTGGACCACGATGCAGAAGTGGGCTGCGTCGGGTTTCTTTTCTATGGCATTCATCACCCCATGTTCATCAAACTGGATAAAAGCCAACAGGAAGAAATACAATACCTGGAGAAAGCATTCTCCGCAGAATGGCCGTCCCAGGACCCTTTTCAGGGAGAAATGCTGCGTACCCTGCTGAAACACCTGATCATCAAAACAACCCGTATCGCCAAACAGCAAAGCGATTGCTATCAACAGTTTTCAGATGAAAGAATGGATATTGTCCGGAAGTTTTCCCTGCTGTTGGAATGCTCATTCAGAAAGGAACACGGCGTAAAGTTTTATGCAGGCGCACTGAACAAATCAGCCAAGACACTTAGTAATATCTTTGCGCTGCTGGAACAGCCCGCCCCCTCCAGGCTTATTCAAAACAGGATCATACTGGAAGCAAAACGATACCTTCATTATACCGGTAAGACAGCCAAGGAGATCGCTTATGAACTGGGGTTTGAAAGCCCCGCCCATTTCAGCCGTTTTTTTAAAATGTACACCGGTATCAATATCTCTGCATTCAGGGACAGTCAATCAGCAGTAGACATCCTTCCTTAA
- a CDS encoding spondin domain-containing protein: MKNKQPAWASFLGLSLIISACNKDDEGNMGMTSSPTITVENILDSRPLVESGTFKNTGSSPVIMPGESISFQFSAGKGQAVSFATMYGWSNDLFFAPANPGIKVYKDDGTPIEGDVSAQVKLWDNGTRINQAPGASVMHPGTAEDTPKNITEVNGTDAQGNTYAAASALMKASLHYNGNSIFTLTITNTSGGTSNPTPFSPGVWTVSYLAGGNLLSPNPLYEAGKPSANGLTNIAEMGDNSVLGNYISGQTGIFTPLSPILVVVYNGIDNPIYKTGENDRGQGLKKLAQTGDASDLAAYLKTVKGVKNVYVLPAPNTTVLLPKTGGQTGGKVSQQLSVANGDRIAIATMYGLSNDWFFASTGNGTDATQTGDISGSIALFDDGTAVNQFPGAGFTQANFGGTPLPENKNITAVPNPNDFTTLPAIPNIIKVTLQ; the protein is encoded by the coding sequence ATGAAAAACAAGCAACCGGCATGGGCGTCCTTTTTAGGGCTCTCCCTGATAATATCCGCCTGCAATAAGGATGATGAGGGCAATATGGGCATGACATCATCCCCCACGATCACGGTAGAGAACATATTGGATTCAAGACCGCTGGTTGAATCAGGCACTTTTAAAAACACCGGCAGTTCACCCGTGATTATGCCGGGAGAATCCATATCCTTCCAGTTCTCCGCCGGAAAAGGCCAGGCAGTGTCGTTCGCCACCATGTACGGGTGGTCCAATGACCTTTTTTTCGCCCCCGCCAACCCCGGCATCAAAGTATACAAAGATGACGGAACGCCCATAGAAGGCGATGTTTCAGCCCAGGTAAAACTTTGGGACAATGGCACCCGGATTAACCAGGCACCGGGAGCTTCCGTCATGCATCCGGGCACGGCAGAAGACACCCCCAAAAACATAACAGAAGTAAACGGCACAGACGCGCAGGGCAATACCTATGCCGCAGCATCAGCCCTGATGAAGGCCAGTTTGCATTACAACGGCAATTCTATCTTTACATTAACCATCACCAACACCTCCGGCGGCACGTCCAACCCCACCCCTTTCAGTCCGGGCGTGTGGACAGTCTCCTACCTTGCCGGTGGCAATTTATTAAGCCCCAATCCGCTGTACGAAGCCGGTAAACCCAGCGCCAACGGGTTAACCAACATCGCAGAAATGGGAGACAACAGCGTGCTGGGAAATTATATCAGTGGGCAAACCGGTATTTTTACGCCATTATCGCCTATATTGGTGGTGGTGTATAACGGTATTGACAACCCGATCTATAAGACAGGAGAAAACGACCGCGGCCAGGGATTGAAAAAACTCGCTCAGACCGGTGATGCCAGCGATCTGGCAGCTTATTTGAAAACAGTAAAAGGCGTTAAAAACGTATATGTGTTACCAGCCCCCAACACTACGGTATTATTGCCCAAAACCGGCGGCCAGACAGGCGGCAAGGTTTCGCAGCAGTTGAGCGTGGCTAACGGCGACAGGATAGCAATCGCCACCATGTACGGCTTATCAAACGACTGGTTCTTTGCGTCGACCGGCAATGGTACGGATGCCACTCAGACCGGCGATATCTCCGGATCGATTGCCCTTTTTGATGATGGCACCGCTGTCAACCAGTTTCCGGGGGCAGGCTTCACACAAGCCAACTTTGGCGGCACTCCTCTCCCGGAAAACAAAAACATAACAGCAGTACCCAATCCCAATGACTTTACCACACTACCGGCAATACCCAATATCATTAAGGTAACTCTTCAGTAA